In Pseudobacter ginsenosidimutans, the following are encoded in one genomic region:
- a CDS encoding helix-turn-helix transcriptional regulator, with product MTLSPCMPTMLWEYKLPDAKCLVASGPNGQYLLQELSGSNYSIWYNTFQLPLQDTLTITDDHPVIRIPFMIRNSFHYQAKGLPDWWMHESSFAMYYNAKGQTRLRFDKDRLYSSFELCITPAFLKPMAAHFPLAAALLDRACSNGPALAGSAPLVATPAMMAIIKDILNNTYTGPLRQLYLDAKVNELLLMALHRTINYKAPAAVKLSEAEVETIYEMKAFLLKQLDRSYSVEQLAKRRGLTAHKLKRGFLKIYGAGIFEYLLEARMERAGALLHETHIPVEQIARLTGYKNMANFSVVFKKYFGFPPRYFRGK from the coding sequence GTGACCCTGTCCCCATGTATGCCCACCATGCTGTGGGAGTACAAATTACCCGATGCAAAATGCCTTGTTGCTTCAGGCCCAAACGGGCAATACCTGCTCCAGGAACTGAGCGGCAGCAATTACTCCATCTGGTACAATACTTTCCAGTTACCACTTCAGGACACACTTACCATCACTGATGATCATCCCGTGATCAGGATTCCCTTCATGATCCGGAACAGTTTTCACTATCAGGCCAAAGGACTTCCGGACTGGTGGATGCATGAAAGCTCATTTGCCATGTACTATAACGCAAAGGGGCAAACGAGATTGAGGTTCGATAAGGACCGTCTCTATTCCAGTTTCGAGCTCTGCATCACTCCGGCATTCCTGAAGCCCATGGCTGCTCACTTCCCGCTGGCCGCTGCCTTGCTGGACCGTGCATGCAGCAATGGTCCGGCACTGGCAGGCAGCGCTCCGCTGGTGGCCACGCCTGCAATGATGGCCATCATTAAAGACATCCTCAACAATACGTACACAGGGCCGCTCCGCCAGTTGTACCTGGATGCAAAAGTGAATGAATTGTTGCTGATGGCTTTGCACAGAACAATCAACTACAAAGCGCCTGCCGCCGTTAAACTCAGTGAAGCGGAAGTGGAAACCATTTACGAGATGAAAGCATTCCTGCTGAAGCAGCTGGACAGATCCTATTCAGTGGAGCAACTCGCCAAACGCCGCGGGCTTACCGCCCACAAGCTGAAGCGCGGATTCCTCAAGATCTATGGTGCAGGTATTTTCGAATACCTGCTGGAAGCGCGGATGGAACGTGCAGGCGCGCTGTTGCATGAAACGCATATTCCCGTTGAGCAGATCGCCCGGCTCACCGGCTACAAGAACATGGCGAATTTCTCGGTAGTGTTCAAAAAGTATTTTGGATTTCCGCCACGTTATTTCAGGGGAAAATAA
- a CDS encoding FecR family protein: MTNDRIEELLTKFLEGDISADEKAELEQWLASDERHNIFQFVHKEEWVKKGIAELDKIDVDSGYEKFISKYQSQDPDADAIEMPPPARKRWPMIAAAAAAVFIVSLGSWYYFFRSTPSLQAKDDPADRYLNDIAPGGNVATLQLADGRTIRLDQSANGLLADEGEATVQKTAEDKLEYSTSKAANKGADLFNTISTPSGGQYRVVLPDGSKVWLNAASSIRFPLSFTGSERRVIISGEAFFDVVQVKKGQTKIPFIVNIQQSAGTTGEVQVLGTRFNVNAYNDEATVRTTLLHGRVRIIPASQPGQARLIQPGQQADYNNKGDVAIITPDTSSTVAWREGKFIFQNEPIQGIMRQLSRWYDVKVVFKDNIDARFVATFPRNIQMSEMLKILEKTNIVRFAIEGKTVTVMR; encoded by the coding sequence ATGACAAACGATCGAATTGAAGAACTGTTAACTAAATTCCTTGAAGGTGATATTTCCGCTGATGAAAAGGCGGAACTGGAACAATGGCTTGCCTCAGACGAACGTCATAATATCTTTCAGTTTGTACATAAGGAAGAATGGGTGAAGAAAGGTATTGCAGAGCTGGATAAAATTGACGTTGATTCCGGCTACGAAAAATTCATTAGTAAATATCAGTCGCAGGACCCGGATGCAGATGCAATTGAAATGCCTCCACCGGCCCGGAAACGCTGGCCAATGATCGCTGCCGCCGCAGCAGCCGTGTTTATTGTTTCACTCGGCAGCTGGTACTATTTCTTCAGAAGCACACCATCTCTGCAGGCAAAGGATGATCCTGCCGACCGTTATCTGAATGATATTGCCCCCGGTGGCAATGTAGCTACCCTTCAACTCGCAGATGGCCGCACCATCAGGCTTGACCAGTCTGCCAATGGACTGCTTGCCGATGAAGGCGAAGCCACCGTACAAAAGACTGCGGAAGACAAACTGGAATACAGTACTTCCAAAGCCGCCAATAAAGGCGCCGATCTTTTCAATACCATCAGCACTCCTTCAGGCGGCCAGTACCGTGTTGTATTGCCTGATGGGTCGAAGGTCTGGCTGAATGCAGCATCCTCCATCCGTTTTCCACTATCCTTCACCGGTAGTGAACGGAGAGTGATCATTTCGGGAGAAGCTTTCTTTGATGTGGTGCAGGTGAAAAAAGGACAAACCAAAATTCCGTTCATCGTGAATATCCAGCAATCTGCGGGTACTACCGGTGAGGTGCAGGTGCTGGGTACCCGCTTCAATGTAAATGCCTATAATGATGAAGCTACTGTAAGGACCACTTTATTACATGGCAGGGTGCGCATCATTCCTGCTTCACAACCCGGACAGGCAAGATTGATACAGCCCGGCCAGCAGGCGGATTACAACAACAAAGGAGATGTAGCCATCATCACACCGGACACCAGCAGTACCGTGGCCTGGCGGGAAGGGAAATTCATTTTCCAGAACGAGCCCATCCAGGGCATCATGCGGCAATTATCCAGGTGGTACGATGTGAAGGTCGTTTTCAAAGACAATATCGATGCCCGTTTTGTGGCCACCTTCCCGCGCAATATCCAGATGTCTGAAATGCTGAAGATCCTGGAAAAAACGAATATCGTCCGATTTGCCATCGAGGGCAAAACGGTTACAGTGATGCGCTGA